The Oncorhynchus mykiss isolate Arlee chromosome 14, USDA_OmykA_1.1, whole genome shotgun sequence genome segment tgtaaatgagatggacctgcgatgtgtggacacaggagcggactggtggcgaagatacgggaaaagatgcaagaggaaaacgcgacaggtgagctgacagcttatcattgtatcatacaccaggaagcgttgtgcggtaaagccttgaaaatggagcatgtaatgagcatcatcacgcgcacagttaactttatcagagccaaaggtttgaatcaccgccagttcaaggcatttctgacggagttagaaacggagcatggtgatttgccttatcacacagaggtgcgatggctaagccagggaaaggtgcttcaaagatgtttcgagcttcgtgaggagatttgtctgttcttggacagcaaagggaaagacacaacacaactccgagacgaaatgtttctgtgtgaaatggcttttctgtgtgacattacgagtcatctgaatgcaataaacttgcagctgcagggtcgggatcgtgtcatctctgatatgtacagtacagtgaaggcatttaaaaccaaactgactctgtgggagacgcagatgcggaaagaaaatttgagccactttcccagctgccagaccatgaaagagaagctctctaccagtgcgttcccgagcacacagttggctgataaaataggtatgcttgccgctgactttcgacgccgatttgctgactttgaagcacaaaaaagcaggttggaactgctcggtaacccatttgctgttgacgtggaaagctcaccaccaaacctccaaatggagttgattgacctccaatgcaatgatgcactgagggcaaaatatgcggcagtgggtgctgcggagttcgcccgtttcctccccggcacaatgccccagctgcgcatccaggctgctcaaacgttgtctatgtttggcagcacatacctgtgtgaacaactgttttctttgatgaacctgaacaaaacatcacacagaagtcgacttactgctgaacacctccactcaattctgaggatttcttcagctcagagccttaccccgaacattgatgaacttgtggaaaagatgggacaccaccaagtatcaccctcaacctcaaacaagtgaacattactgtgcaatcacatatttagagtttttactcagttcaagtttaaaagttaaaatttaatatttgttttcactgcatgttacttctccttaaacaaagtgttgtttttgattaatagatttttgcactttatttttttgtatttcaatccaattatattttaaaaatatttcagttgagtggatgatagaaaattgctattattgttttttctttgaagtaaatttagcccacttttgctaaaatagaaaatatagtctactgatggtgccttgaataccggtttctttcatttaatgttcatgttatggggatatttatataaaggaaatttgtcttttgtgtctgttgaaaattaaagattactgacagagccataagaaaatattgctttatttatctgatcatattgtaatatatttgttaggttttcagtaggttcaattaggttcactagactatatgcgtcatttaaaaatgtttcaatgaacattcgaacagtccggccctcgtcttgtagctgatttttttatttggccctccgtccatttgactttgacacccctgcattagagagagagagatggccaaAAGTATGTATTATTTTTCCCTCATTCACACTAGACCTGAATGAAATGATGAAACCAGTGGCCAAACGATTGAAGACTGATAATTCTGACTTTTGTTTGTGCAATGTGAGTTTTTATTAGAGTCAGTATAGCAATGTAACGTTATTAATTTGTCAGTTTCCTTATctaattccctacttttcacactgacacagtAATAAACAGCTCTACAGGCTTCCCTGTCATGGTGCACCCTCAGTACACAACACTttgctcatcatgtcttagcagtATCCGATGGTGAcgggtctcagcagggtcaggcagccagggaagaccagtctgtaaCGGAGCTGAGGTGAATTTTTGCAGATACAACATGTTATTCTTTCTGTGCAGCAAACACAGGACAAGCCAGATGCTTCAAAGATTGAAactattttaaggcagtctgacaaacctcCAAACTGTAACAAGGGTTGATAAAGGCTTTTCTCGATGACACAAagaatgtaaaacaaaaatgtgaggagGACCTGGTAGAAGCTATTGatgattgtcacgccctgaccatagtttactttgtattttctatgttttgattggtcagggtgtgatctgagtgggcattctatgttacatgtctagtttgtctagttctatgttcggcctgatatggttctcaatcagaggcaggtgtttgtcattgtctctgattgggaaccatatttaggtagcctgggtttcactgtgtgttggtgggtgattgttcctgtctatgtgtttttcaccagataggctgttttaggttttcgttacgttcatcacgttctttattttgtagtgtttgcattgattcgtgttttacgtttgttcattaaaacatggatcgcaatctacacgctgcattttggtccgactctccttcacatacagaaaaccgttacagaatcacccaccaccaacggaccaagcagcgtgtcaacaggcagcaacagcagcgaaaagaggagatatatagtaaggatttctggacatgggaggaaatcctcgacgggagaggaccctgggctaaaccaggggagtgtagccgcaccaaggtgcagcaggagaaggaacagaggcagcagcagcaggagcagctgcagtgggagaggctgcaccacctggagaaatggacatgggaggaagaactggacggtaaaggaccctgggctcagcctggagaatatcgccgccccaaggaagaactggaggcggcgaaagctgagaggcgcagatatgaggaggcagcacgacgtagcggatggaagcctgagaggcagccccaaaaatttcttgggggggggctaacagggagtatggctacgccaggtaggagacctgggcagactccctgtgcttaccggggggctagagagaccggacaggcaccgtgttatgcagtggtgcgcacggtgtctccagtgcgggtgcatagcccggtgcggtatattccagctccgcgtgtcggccgggctagattgagcgtcgagcctaatgccatgaagccggctctacgcagctggtccccagtgcgtctccttgggccggcttacatggcaccagccttgcgctcggtgtctccggttcgcctgcatagcccagtgcgggctattccacctcgccgcactggcagggcgaccgtgagcattcaaccaggtaaggttgggcaggctcggtgctcaagagctccagtgcacctgcacggtccggtttttccagtaccacctccacaccccagccctccggtagcagctccccgcaccaggcttcctgtgcgtgtcctcggcccagtaccaccagtgccagcaccacgcatcaggcctacagtgcgcctcgcctgtccagtgctgccagagcctccctcctcttcagcgctgtcggagtctcccgcctgttcagaactgccagttagcatagagctgccagttagcatagagctgccagttagcatagagctgccagttagcatagagctgccagttagcaaggagctgccagtctgcatagagctgccagtctgcaaggagctgccagtctgcaaggagccgccagagctgcctgtctgcaggatgccgccaaagctgccagtctgcaaggagccgccagagctgccagtctgcaaggagccgccagagctgccagatagcatggagcagccagggccgccagtcagcatggagcagccagggccgccagtcagcatggagcagccagggccgccagtcagcatggagcagccagggccgccagtcagcatggagcagccagggccgccagtcagcatggagcagccagggccgccagtcagcatggagcagccagggccgccagtcagcatggagcagccagagcagccagggccgccagtcagcatggagcagccagagcagccagggccgccagtcagcatggagcagccagagctgccagtcagcatggagcagccagagcagtctgccagcatggagcagccagagctgccagtcagcaaggagcagccagagcagccagtctgtgtcgaccagtctcttccagatctgccagtcgtccagactcttccagatctgcccgtcgtccagactcttccagatctgcccgtcgtccagactcttccagatctgccagtcgtccagactcttccagatctgccagtcgtccagactcttccagatctgccagtcgtccagactcttccagatctgccagtcgaccagactcttccagatctgccagtcgaccagactcttccagatctgccagtcgaccagactcttccagatctgccagtcgaccagactcttccagatctgccagtcgaccagactcttccagatctgccagtcgaccagactcttccagatctgccagtcgtccagactctcccagatctgccagtcgaccagattctcccagatctgccagtcgaccagattctcccagatctgccagtcgaccagattctcccagatctgccagtcgaccagattctcccagatccgccagtcgaccaggatctgctgaaaccgccagccagccaggttctggtagtttctactacctgcctgggcttcctctcagtgctgagcttcttctcagtgctgagcttcctctcagtgctgagctacccatctgtcccgagttacctctgtctcgagctgtccctctgtcccatgttatcattgtggtgggtaacctatttagggacgtttaggagggggattaaaactgtcatggagtggggtccacatccagcgccagagccgccaccgcggacagatgcccacccagaccctcccctataggttcaggttttgcggccggagtccgcaccttgggggggggggtactgtcacgccctgaccatagtttactttgtattttctatgttttgattggtcagggtgtgatctgagtgggcattctatgttacatgtctagtttgtctagttctatgttcggcctgatatggttctcaatcagaggcaggtgtttgtcattgtctctgattgggaaccatatttaggtagcctgggtttcactgtgtgttggtgggtgattgttcctgtctatgtgtttttcaccagataggctgttttaggttttcgttacgttcatcacgttctttattttgtagtgtttgcattgattcgtgttttacgtttgttcattaaaacatggatcgcaatctacacgctgcattttggtccgactctccttcacatacagaaaaccgttacaatgatgatgaaatatGTTTGAATGCCCGGTCATGTTCATATAACCTCAGACGTAAATTACTGCAGTAatgtactaaactcagcaaaaaaagaaacgtcctctcactgtcaactgtgttaattttcagcaaacttaacatgtgtaaatatttgtatgaacataacaagatcaacaactgagacataaactgaacaagttccacagacatgtgactaacagaaatggaataatgtgtccctgaacaaagtagcagtcagtatctggtgtggccaccagctgcattaagtactgcagtgcatctcctcctcatggactgcaccagatttgccagttcttgctgtgatatgttaccccactcttccaccaaggcacctgcaagctcctggacatttctggggggaatggccctagccctcaccctccaatccaaaaggtcccagatgtgctcaatgggattgagatccgggctctttgctggccatggcagaacacggacattcctgtcttgcaggaaatcacgcacagagtttttcagagtcagtagaaaggcctctttagtgtcctaagttttcataactgtgaccttaattgcctaccgtctgtaagctgttagtgtcttaatgatcgtttcacaggtgcatgttcattaattgtttatggttcattgaacaagcatgggaacagtgtttaaccctttacaatgaagatctgtgaagttatttggatttttacgaattatctttgaaagacagggtcctgaaaaggggacattttcttttttgctgagtttatataccaGTGTAACTTAATTACATGCACTCAGAAATTGTATtcctctgctggaggtgtaaaacacaaaaggggacatatttgcatatgttatgGTCTTGTGAAGGTTGGCTGAATTCTGGCAGAGTATGTCTTTCAGAGTATGTcagattctcccttctccctgtttttgtttgcttgtaaatgttgatactggagactgttatcaaacaaaactatgtaACCAAGCATctaagaaatgcattgccattaTTTCAAAGGTTGGTTGTCCTCTTACAATGGATGGCAGAAATGTCAAGTTATATATCACTAGATTTGCCGTTTTATAAGATTAAGGGTATACTGGGCAACATTTATACGGTCTGGATGCCACCCAAAACCAATActgaatgtttcactaagatcctaaagctgagtggggtgtgttgggttggggtgCTGCATGATGGTGGACCCCTTGAAGTGGTGGAAatagtacccaattgtcatacttgagtaaaagtatagatacctcaagtgaaagtgaaagtcagccagtaaaatactacttgagtaaaagtctaaaagtatttggttttaaatatacttacagtgccttgcgaaagtattcggcccccttgaactttgcaaccttttgccacatttcaggcttcaaacataaagatataaaactgtattattttgtgaagaatcaacaacaagtgggacacaatcatgaagtggaacgacatttattggatatttcaaacttttttaacaaattcaaaaactgaaaaattgggcgtgcaaaattattcagcccccttaagttaatactttgtagcgccaccttttgctgcgattacagctgtaagtcgcttggggtatgtctctatcagttttgcacatcgagagactgacattttttcccattcctccttgcaaaacagcttgagctcagtgaggttggatggagagcatttgtgaacagcagttttcagttcttttcacagattctcgattggattcaggtctggactttgacttggccattctaacacctggatatgtttatttttgaaccattccattgtagattttgctttatgttttggatcattgtcttgttggaagacaaatctccgtcccagtctcaggtcttttgcagactccatcaggttttcttccagaatggtcctgtatttggctccatccatcttcccatcaattttaaccatcttccctgtccctgctgaagaaaagcaggcccaaaccatgatgctgccaccaccatgtttgacagtggggatggtgtgttcagctgtgttgcttttacgccaaacataacgttttgcattgttgccaaaaagttcaattttggtttcatctgaccagagcaccttcttccacatgtttggtgtgtctcccaggtggcttgtggcaaactttaaacaacactttttatggatatctttaagaaatggctttcttcttgccactcttccataaaggccagatttgtgcaatatacgactgattgttgtcctatggacagagtctcccacctcagctgtagatctctgcagttcatccagagtgatcatgggcctcttggctgcatctctgatcagtcttctccttgtatgagctgaaagtttagagggatggccaggtcttggtagatttgcagtggtctgatactccttccatttcaatattatcgcttgcacagtgctccttgggatgtttaaagattgggaaatctttttgtatccaaatccggctgtaaacttcttcacaacagtatctcgtacctgcctggtgtgttccttgttcttcatgatgctctctgcgcttttgacggacctctgagactatcacagtgcaggtgcatttatacggagacttgattacacacaggtgggttgtatttatcatcattagtcatttaggtcaacattggataattcagagatcctcactgaacttctggagagagtttgctgcactgaaagtagaggggctgaataattttgcacgcccagttattcagtttttgatttgttaaaaaagtttgaaatattcaataaatgtcattccacttcatgattgtgtcccacttgttgttgattcttcacaaaaaaatacagttttatatctttatgtttgaagcctgaaatgtggcaaaaggtcgcaaagttcaagggggccgaattctttcgcaaggcactgtaagtatcaaaagtatatgtaaatactaaaatatacttaagtatcaaaagaaaagtaaaagtataaatcatttaaaattccaaatattaagcaaagcagaggGCACCAAtttcttgttttaaaaatgtacagatagccaggggcacactccaacactctgacattatttgcaacaaatgcatttgtgtttagtgagtccgccagcccagaggcagtagggatgaccaggtcttctcttgataagtgagtgaatttgaccattttcctgtcctgctaagcattcaaaatgtaacgagtacttttggttgtcagggaaaatgtatggagtaaaaagtacaatattttctttaggaatgtagtgaagtaaaagtaaaagtagtccaaaatataaatagtaaagtacagatacccccaagaAACGACTTAagcagtactttaaagtacttttatctaagtactttacaccactgtcccCAAGGGACAGGACGGGGCAACCCAGCTATTTTGAGTGCATGTAAAaagagctctacagtactattaggCCAATGAGATTAATTATATGATatcctgtttctgtgtgttaatgtacACGTGTAGTTgtgttttattgttgttgttttttttttcacttttgtttccaaacctttcccttaggaatatttatttgtattttttaagtgggaaaaATGTTTTGGGAGAGAGTTGAGGTATTGACTTGATTGGTGGGGGTCGGGCGTGCAGGTCTCTGATGCTGGCTGGTTGGTCTGGCTGAAATTTGATATGGAGGATGTCTTAATAAACACAAAAGTCTTTGTACATGATTTTTTTAAAGAGTTGTTTGATTTGTTAGACTGTTGGGTAAAGGTGCAACACAATAGGTATTGTTGAATTACCTTTGATCTAGTCCAGTCTTATCAATCACTTCAACATATTTAACAATGATCTCTTACCTAGCTTCATGACTGGGGGCATTTTAGCATACTTTTTGTTGTTCTAAATAGAGACAGCTAGAAGGGCCATGGGTCATATTGGATtatgtagaaatgcaggaaatgagctttagATGCCCCCCAAAAATCTGGGGGAGGACTCCCAGACCCCTAATCAATTAGAGGTCAGATACGTGTGGGAACAAcaggccatagagatagatagaggactcatctttgtatccgTGCCATTATGGTGTCTGTGACaacatgggcagtgccattgaggctatctcAATTTGGAAGTTCTCAATTTTCTTCTTCAAGATTgtctgatccctcctgatgactcGGTTGGACATGAAGTGGGAAGTCCTACtcagttgactacattaaaatggtgaAAGCCCTCAAAGTAGGTCTTCACGGATCCACCTGTGCCCGAAACTCGATCCAGAATTCTGGGTCGGATCTGACTGTCACAGGTCTCGAGTATGTGtcattttaactgacttgtccggAAGGAACAGTACAGGTCCAAACACGACTGCTGCAGCAGTAAAGAGATAGACATTTTAGACGTTTTGCTGCTGCTCTTGCTTTTCACGAGAGTGGAGCGTGGTGCGTGTAGCTCGTTGCTGTTGGACAATCATCAAAGCGGCAATAGGCTACTGTCATAGAGCCTCCGTTTGTGGCAAACGTTAGGATATATCTAATCAATGGAATTAAAATGACAGAATTAAAAGTTAAAGAAGGATAGGCTACaacgaccaagagccaacagTTAGGCTGCTACTTATTATTTGAATGGAGTTATTTATAACTGTAGGATGAGAATATGCATGCActgcagcctcaattagcctagctagttaacattagctatCTTATTAACTAGCTTCTCCCGGTTTGCTGCAGTGAACAGATGCTATGTAATCATATTTGATGATAAATAAACTAGCTATGGCAGTTATTAGTCTACTATGGCACGAGTCTGATTGGTTGGTTACGGTCtcttgtctcttcctccctcctcccagtgTCAAAGTACGTCGCTCCCCAGCCTGCTAGAGCCGCCCATTTTTCTCCCTCTCGTGCTTTATCAGCTCTGGTTAATAAAGTaggttaaaaataataataattctgggCTGCTTCCCTTATTCGGACCAGGTCAGGATCCGACCAGATCTATACAGAACGGGTGTATTTGTCCTCGGGTCCATTCAGAACAGGTCTCtatataaaaaacaaaacaattgatGCATTTTGGATCCTGGTGGGAAAGCCCCAAGCCCATTGCGGAATGGTTCCAACGTTTTGGACCGGTAAAGACCTCGACAGCAATGTCTGTGCTAAAACAggttatatccatgatgagtcctccaTCTATCTCGATGACAACAGGCACAACAACTCTTTTAAGTCTTATTTTGTGCCATGTGCGTTCACTTACATCAGTGCATTCATAAGAACCTAACCACCACGAAACTTCTGCTCAATCAAATAAGCTTCATGTAGCAAgtgagcaattacatttttttgtgtacCAAATTTGACAcccattgacctccatacaaaactTCCTTACTTCTTGGACAGATTTTTGGCAGAGTAAAACCTTTGGcgtcgcctcttcctctctggtagaAGACACTTCGAAGTACACAGAAATAAAGAAATGTGTCCGGAAATCCAACAACACCTTGTGTGAATGTTTGAGACATAACTAAACTACACAATTTTCTAGCTGAAAACAAACACTTTGCACTTGACGGAATATAAAAGGAGACCATTGGTCACTGAATAGTCAAATGTTTATTCCCGGATGGATAATACTGAAAAACAAATAGTACAAAATACCAAACTGTTATTATCATTGATAGTTAAGATCAACAAGGTCATGATTGATGTTCAGTGAAGATACTCATTTCTTATAGTAAAAGATACAATGTATTGAGAAACATAAATAAAAGCACAGGTTTCTCTGTGCACAATTAGACAGTTcatttcaacctgtccctggatGGCCAGCATGGTCTTTGTTCCTCTTTTTTGGAGTAGGTAGAATGTGTCCCCAACAACTGATACAAGGTCAGAGCTTTATAGATTTCTAATGGTCAACTTCGGGATTGAGGCTAGGTTAAAATGATCTTATGTTGATCTTCTCTCTGATTAGGGAGCAACTTCTACCCTAGTCAGCAATTTCAACTTTCCCTCTCCAAAGAAATCCTGGTACATATCAATTATCAAATGTCTCAAAATGTTATGAAAAGCACTCGTGGTTTTTTAACTGCTCTGGTTCGCCgaagctctttccacactgggagcactgGTGAGCGCTGCCGGCCTTGTCTCTGTCTCCACTGTGGATCAGCTGGTGTCTTTTCAGGTACTCTACCCTGCTGAAGCGCTTCCCGCACGCCTCGCATCCGTACGGACGCTCGCCTGTGTGAATCCGCTGGTGCCTCTCCAGGTTGCCTAGGCGACTGAAGCTCCTCCCACACTGCTGGCAGCAGTGCTGCCTCTCTCCAGTGTGAACCACCTGGTGCCTCTCCAGCGAGCGAGAGTGGGTGAAGCCCTTCCCACAGAGCTCGCAGCGGTGGGGCCGTTCGGctgcgcacacacactcatggttCTTCAGGGCCCAGGCATGGCTGAAGGCGTGGCCGCACGAGGCGCAGGGGAACAGGGTGTtctctgtccctccttcctgCAGGTGGGCGTCCCCCAGGGGGCAAGGGTGCTCTTCCAGCTCAGCCTCGTTGGCGAAGCCCCCGCCGCACTGCATGCAGAAATGCATCAggtcccctgtctcctcctcaccaCTGTCATCCACGCTACCCGGAGCAGACAGGTGATGTAGGCCCTCGTCTGAGCCTCCCGGCTCCCCCATCCCCTCACCATCCCTCAGCCTCTTGGGCCAACGTGGCTGCAGCTCCCTTCCAGCCCCCACTGGCAGTGACCCCTGTAATTCCTTCAGACGGGCACCGTGAACCTGCAGGGCATCACCATAGTCCCTCTCTGAGGCTGTGGGACTCTCCAGCTCCCCCTTCTGTTCCAGCCCATCCAGACCAATGTACTTCTGGCCCAGGCTGAACTCACTGTCTGCCACTACTTCCGGGTCAGGGGTCCTGGAGCCATGGTTGGAGCCTGCTGTGGGGGGGATCTTCAGGGCTGCCTGCTCGCGCCCCCTCTCTGCCCTCAGGGCCGTCTCCAGGCCACTCAGGTCCACCACACTCAGCGCCCCCTCTGACACCTCCGTTGGAGGGGACCCCACGTCccactcctcctcatccccctcttcaggCCTCACGGCTAGGGGCCGCTTCAGGGCCACAGGGCTGAGCTCCATGTCTCCTACTGGGccgagagaaggagagtgagagtcTGTTAGAGGAGCAGTACTATGAGGGTGTATGCAAACATATTGTACTGCAGACACTTAAGAAAACTTCACTGTGTTCACATTGGGGTTATCACTATCCAGGAGGTGTGGTCATCATGTTTTTGGTTCTGAGCTTTCAGCTGGAGTCAGTACCTTCGCTGTGGGTTCTGGATCCATGGCAGTTCTGGTTGGGTGGGTCCATCTTCAGGGCTTCCTTGATCAGCCGCAGAGACGCAGGCTGGTAACCCCCATCCACCATATCACCGGACTACAGACAGagcaaaaataaactacattaccCACCAGTACAGCCCCATAGACTACACAATAATGCAATGCAGAGTGCACGACCACACCCAGTATTTTTGTGCATGCAAAGTGCACTTTCACAAGTGCCACAAAGAACGAGGGTCCTGTTTTACACAGGGCATTTTCTTTAAAAGTGTCAAGTTTAAACAGTTTGAAATGCAATGT includes the following:
- the LOC110488850 gene encoding zinc finger and SCAN domain-containing protein 22 isoform X2 — protein: MVHGGNYTCGDHPFTYSASHKDMAVETNNLKFGAGSSPDRSCDRHGSELMADSVETFQTHLTSVMDSLIRASVCEITKLFQDTVNDFLVEISLNRNEMEALKLRLRLTENKLRNERKYGMGWAENRRNAGLIGSEDGGRKKRKIEVPRGKQKLGPAFGGVWEEGGAAAGEVAGGGWKEARQMYLIHVPGDEEEEEEGELLEEGCISGEGEETDIIKEESGDMVDGGYQPASLRLIKEALKMDPPNQNCHGSRTHSEGDMELSPVALKRPLAVRPEEGDEEEWDVGSPPTEVSEGALSVVDLSGLETALRAERGREQAALKIPPTAGSNHGSRTPDPEVVADSEFSLGQKYIGLDGLEQKGELESPTASERDYGDALQVHGARLKELQGSLPVGAGRELQPRWPKRLRDGEGMGEPGGSDEGLHHLSAPGSVDDSGEEETGDLMHFCMQCGGGFANEAELEEHPCPLGDAHLQEGGTENTLFPCASCGHAFSHAWALKNHECVCAAERPHRCELCGKGFTHSRSLERHQVVHTGERQHCCQQCGRSFSRLGNLERHQRIHTGERPYGCEACGKRFSRVEYLKRHQLIHSGDRDKAGSAHQCSQCGKSFGEPEQLKNHECFS
- the LOC110488850 gene encoding zinc finger and SCAN domain-containing protein 22 isoform X1 codes for the protein MVHGGNYTCGDHPFTYSASHKDMAVETNNLKFGAGSSPDRSCDRHGSELMADSVETFQTHLTSVMDSLIRASVCEITKLFQDTVNDFLVEISLNRNEMEALKLRLRLTENKLRNERKYGMGWAENRRNAGLIGSEDGGRKKRKIEVPRGKQKLGPAFGGVWEEGGAAAGEVAGGGWKEARQMYLIHVPGDEEEEEEGELLEEGCISGEGEETDIIKEESGDMVDGGYQPASLRLIKEALKMDPPNQNCHGSRTHSEVGDMELSPVALKRPLAVRPEEGDEEEWDVGSPPTEVSEGALSVVDLSGLETALRAERGREQAALKIPPTAGSNHGSRTPDPEVVADSEFSLGQKYIGLDGLEQKGELESPTASERDYGDALQVHGARLKELQGSLPVGAGRELQPRWPKRLRDGEGMGEPGGSDEGLHHLSAPGSVDDSGEEETGDLMHFCMQCGGGFANEAELEEHPCPLGDAHLQEGGTENTLFPCASCGHAFSHAWALKNHECVCAAERPHRCELCGKGFTHSRSLERHQVVHTGERQHCCQQCGRSFSRLGNLERHQRIHTGERPYGCEACGKRFSRVEYLKRHQLIHSGDRDKAGSAHQCSQCGKSFGEPEQLKNHECFS
- the LOC110488850 gene encoding zinc finger and SCAN domain-containing protein 22 isoform X3 yields the protein MADSVETFQTHLTSVMDSLIRASVCEITKLFQDTVNDFLVEISLNRNEMEALKLRLRLTENKLRNERKYGMGWAENRRNAGLIGSEDGGRKKRKIEVPRGKQKLGPAFGGVWEEGGAAAGEVAGGGWKEARQMYLIHVPGDEEEEEEGELLEEGCISGEGEETDIIKEESGDMVDGGYQPASLRLIKEALKMDPPNQNCHGSRTHSEVGDMELSPVALKRPLAVRPEEGDEEEWDVGSPPTEVSEGALSVVDLSGLETALRAERGREQAALKIPPTAGSNHGSRTPDPEVVADSEFSLGQKYIGLDGLEQKGELESPTASERDYGDALQVHGARLKELQGSLPVGAGRELQPRWPKRLRDGEGMGEPGGSDEGLHHLSAPGSVDDSGEEETGDLMHFCMQCGGGFANEAELEEHPCPLGDAHLQEGGTENTLFPCASCGHAFSHAWALKNHECVCAAERPHRCELCGKGFTHSRSLERHQVVHTGERQHCCQQCGRSFSRLGNLERHQRIHTGERPYGCEACGKRFSRVEYLKRHQLIHSGDRDKAGSAHQCSQCGKSFGEPEQLKNHECFS